A genomic stretch from Erigeron canadensis isolate Cc75 chromosome 9, C_canadensis_v1, whole genome shotgun sequence includes:
- the LOC122582350 gene encoding ribokinase-like isoform X7: MSSIYSSTAMLPSFPSSSSRSSSSLTPRANMSSTSNQPDAPTVLGFGGVSVDLLATVASFPKPDDKIRSTSMKVQGGGNAGNALTCAARLGLNARLISKVANDAQGRGALEELQADGVDVSFFVVSEEGNSPFTYVIVDNQTKTRTCIHTPGSPPMIPDDLKSSTLVSALKGVSLAYFDVRLHETALVIAHEEVSDIKSHIQANRRSIPILIDAERLREGLDEFLHLSDYVVCSAKLPQAWSNAPTVPSALVSMLLRLPKVKFVIVTLGSDGCMMLERSIAAEDSQAEEMDVDNMVEQLKQKIDSVKSGPTCVPSDITILQAKGVGTICGRLFLGKAEKIPELELVDTTGAGDAFIGAILYDDQINNF; the protein is encoded by the exons ATGTCATCTATATACTCTTCCACCGCCATGCTTCCCAGTTTCCCCTCCTCTTCTTCACGCTCCTCTTCATCACTCACCCCCAG GGCAAATATGTCATCTACATCAAATCAGCCTGATGCTCCAACAGTA tTAGGGTTTGGTGGTGTATCGGTGGATCTATTGGCGACTGTTGCGTCTTTTCCTAAACCGGATGATAAGATTAGAAGTACTAGCATGAAG GTTCAAGGCGGTGGCAATGCGGGAAATGCTCTAACTTGTGCAGCTCGGTTAGGATTAAATGCTAGGTTGATATCCAAG GTTGCCAACGATGCTCAAGGGAGAGGAGCATTGGAAGAATTACAAGCTGATGGTGTAGATGTCTCCTTTTTTGTG GTTTCTGAAGAAGGAAATTCACCATTTACCTATGTGATTGTTGATAATCAAAC GAAAACTCGAACTTGCATTCATACTCCAGGGTCGCCTCCAATGATTCCAGATGACCTCAAAAGCTCAACTTTGGTATCTGCTTTGAAGGGAGTGAGTCTTGCTTATTTTGATGTGCGACTGCATGAAACTGCTTTAGTTATTGCACATGAG GAGGTTTCTGACATAAAAAGTCATATACAG GCGAACCGAAGGAGTATACCTATATTAATTGATGCTGAAAGGCTAAGGGAAGGGTTGGATGAATTTCTACATTTATCAGACTATGTTGTGTGCTCGGCAAAACTTCCACAG GCATGGAGTAATGCTCCAACTGTTCCAAGCGCGCTTGTTTCCATGCTTTTAAGGTTGCCAAAGGTCAAGTTTGTCATTGTGACTTTGGGTTCAGATGGTTGCATGATGCTCGAGAGGAGTATAGCTG CAGAAGATAGTCAAGCTGAAGAAATGGATGTAGACAATATGGTTGAACAGTTGAAGCAGAAAATTGATAGTGTGAAAAGTGGTCCTACATGTGTTCCTTCA GATATTACAATATTGCAAGCCAAAGGAGTAGGGACTATATGCGGTAGACTATTTCTTGGAAAAGCTGAGAAGATACCAGAATTGGAACTTGTGGATACAACAGGTGCTGGAGATGCATTTATAGGGGCTATATTGTATG